A genomic window from Pagrus major chromosome 23, Pma_NU_1.0 includes:
- the LOC141020266 gene encoding fas-binding factor 1 homolog isoform X1, whose amino-acid sequence MATTQKGRPSKSSFRDDDLLDSLFEDTKQPVRGRATRGGPLNRSSATDNIFSMLAEEVKKDGGDAEDSDVSAADPNDILKNMKDIDDMDADLFAPKKKPSSAPAQTNLFGNEGPKKHSSTLESDGKLEGADERTKAGKKPNSAPSSTAHNYKKFTFSDPDDPLADLLDDLLPDEPKPEAKPSIQRAKPVKSAPSPASSPILKTETPKAAKNRGDVTFDDDKDDLMDALGFDSDKNNAKKKETALWSNKERGEGPQRARTRLDEILESLTSPRLLERPPTGERKDQPQSLEKQQQGKTPVVKDSLLEDDLTFGSYQPTLVSTPEGRQSRRQSVRFSTEDVSSPEKKPKPSTPTTLRHRNSADWLGLKTDDDQTFLDFDAKETKAATESPKAPSSPASERRPSLTGSHATSAAKMAADTRAPTDNITKQTKPEVSKSQKKEEEDDDWLSGALSRKKALSVSNSEARTSKQEESLGLGEEVDLESIVSKQVTSQAPRGREDTLTSVKETSGTFLGQPSPTAHSTPVREKKTTQDNPPQASGPLPVSAASISHTQPQLQSQPHHLPSERGSKVLRGPGQVSDETLQQLPLLNPVSAMVPGSIWTVPQQNQIQNTSTAVQQQVTLSADSLQQLLLQQQMMQSQLLGLGGVMDAGVLQRLKEKEQQPVDYQALQARIIQLEGQVKTLQLERDQSQMLLENVQQRHKQDMEIVENAHKARVKLLEESAAQRETQTRQECEDLMERLAAVTRSAEQERSELQAQYQRKLAQTQQDRDREVERLRDLQRKSILEMKKDHEDQVKRLKKLKDEEIDAVTSATSQTRSLTVVIEQMEQFTSRLGELSSRVESTHEHSAHGLEQGARHRDEQLRMMQDRLAQQQKAMAEERAYLKEIISKMDTQLSEQQRQLEKERWKMTAEQAKAESTQRGLEEERRSLSMQINIEREELERAKSALLEEQKTVMQHCAEERRKLAADWAHFHAMEKQRHERAEREVSSLLEKREGSIISLAQEQADLKLHTAELKQKEMAVKQERETLERLREELDREKERISSTALRLKTRAQEVEAFSKLAAEKHEEGERALQEAKRVEAEHAARLANIHTQIERLRQQEQRILQERMRLSHLQKETEQLRQDPPISSLAHMIPPILPDAGSFVPNPELTSTLNVPPAASFANSQSMALQASLALWRYTGEKVTSEDTLHAEGLGGPSHIITTCDFMAVL is encoded by the exons ATG GCTACAACGCAGAAGGGCAGGCCATCAAAAA GTTCTTTCAGAGATGACGATTTGCTTGACAGCTTATTTGAAGATACAA AACAGCCTGTCAGGGGGAGAGCAACTCGCGGTGGACCACTGAATCG cTCTTCTGCCACTGATAACATCTTCAGTATGCTAGCAGAAGAGGTAAAGAAGGATGGTGGGGATGCTGAG GACTCAGATGTCTCAGCAGCAGATCCCAATGACATCCTGAAGAATATGAAG GACATAGATGATATGGATGCTGACCTTTTTGCTCCAAAGAAAAAGCCTAGTTCAGCTCCTGCACAAACAAATCTGTTTGGTAATGAAGGGCCAAAGAAACACTCTTCCACATTAGAAAGTGATGGAAAACTGGAGGGAGCAG ATGAACGCACCAAAGCAGGGAAGAAACCGAACTCTGCACCTTCGTCTACTGCACATAACTACAAGAAGTTCACTTTCTCTG ATCCAGACGACCCCCTGGCTGATCTGCTTGATGACTTGCTTCCAGATGAACCCAAGCCTGAGGCTAAACCAAGCATCCAGCGGGCAAAACCTGTCAAATCTGCACCATCTCCTGCATCATCTCCTATCCTAAAGACTGAAACGC CTAAGGCGGCGAAGAATCGAGGTGATGTTACGTTTGATGATGATAAGGACGACCTAATGGATGCACTCGGATTTGACAGCGATAAAAACAATGCCAAGAAAAAAGAGACCGCGCTTTGGTCCAACAAGGAAAG GGGTGAGGGCCCTCAGAGAGCTCGGACCAGACTAGATGAGATTCTGGAGAGTTTGACGTCACCCCGTCTTCTGGAGCGACCTCCGACCGGTGAGAGGAAGGACCAGCCTCAGTCTTTAGAGAAGCAGCAACAAGGGAAGACCCCCGTTGTGAAAG ACTCACTTTTAGAAGATGACCTCACATTTGGCTCCTATCAGCCCACGCTGGTATCCACGCCTGAAGGGCGCCAGTCCCGCAGACagtctgtcag ATTTTCTACTGAGGATGTAAGTTCCCCAGAGAAGAAGCCTAAAccctccacccccaccacccTTCGACACCGAAACTCAGCTGACTGGTTAGGCCTCAAGACAGACGACGACCAAACCTTTCTAGATTTTGATGCCAAAGAAACCAAGGCTGCGACAGAGTCTCCAAAggctccctcctctcctgcttcaGAGAGAAGACCCTCTCTGACCGGTAGCCACGCCACATCTGCTGCTAAAATGGCAGCAGACACCCGAGCTCCAACTGATAATATCACCAAACAAACCAAGCCTGAGGTTTCTAAAAGccagaaaaaagaggaggaggatgatgactGGTTATCAGGAGCACTGAGCAGGAAGAAGGCTCTGTCGGTGTCAAACTCCGAGGCGAGAACATCCAAGCAGGAAGAGTCTTTAGGCCTGGGAGAAGAAGTGGATCTGGAGTCTATTGTAAG TAAACAAGTCACATCACAGGCTCCCAGGGGCAGAGAGGACACTCTTACATCTGTCAAGGAAACAAG tgGCACTTTTCTTGGACAGCCGAGCCCCACTGCTCACTCCACTcctgtcagagagaagaagaccACGCAAG ATAACCCTCCTCAAGCTTCTGGTCCCCTGCCAGTCTCTGCTGCTAGCATTAGCCACACCCAACCTCAGCTTCAGTCCCAACCGCACCACCTACCGTCCGAAAGGGGATCCAAGGTGCTGCGAGGGCCCGGTCAGGTCTCAGATGAAACCTTGCAACAGCTGCCGTTGCTCAACCCTGTGTCTGCTATGGTGCCTGGCTCCATTTGGA CAGTTCCACAACAAAACCAAATACAGAATACATCAACTGCTGTCCAACAACAG GTGACACTGTCAGCAGacagtctgcagcagctgcttctACAGCAACAG ATGATGCAGTCTCAGTTGCTGGGTCTAGGGGGCGTCATGGATGCAGGCGTCCTGCAGagactgaaagagaaagagcagcAACCCGTAGATTATCAAGCTTTACAGGCTCGCATCATCCAGCTGGAGGGACAG GTGAAGACTCTGCAGCTGGAGCGAGACCAAAGCCAAATGTTGCTCGAGAATGTCCAGCAGCGGCATAAACAGGACATGGAAATCGTGGAGAACGCACACAA GGCTCGCGTGAAGCTGCTCGAGGAATCGGCGGCCCAGAGGGAGACACAAACGCGGCAGGAGTGTGAAGACCTAATGGAACGGCTGGCCGCAGTAACACGATCGGCCGAGCAGGAACGCTCGGAGCTGCAGGCTCAGTACCAGCGCAAACTGGCACAGACCCAGCAGGACAGAGACCGCGAGGTGGAGAGACTCAGAGACCTCCAGAG GAAATCTATCTTAGAAATGAAGAAAGACCATGAGGATCAGGTCAAGAGACTGAAGAAATTAAAGGATGAGGAGATTGATGCAGTTACAAGCGCAACATCTCAGACCAG GTCTCTAACAGTGGTGATTGAGCAGATGGAGCAGTTTACCTCTCGGCTTGGAGAGCTTTCTTCTCGGGTGGAGAGCACACATGAACACTCAGCTCATGGCCTTGAGCAGGGGGCACGGCACAGAGATGAGCAGCTTCGAA TGATGCAGGACCGTCTGGCCCAGCAGCAGAAGGCCATGGCGGAGGAGAGAGCTTACCTCAAGGAAATCATTTCCAAGATGGACACTCAgctcagtgagcagcagagacagctTGAGAAG GAACGCTGGAAGATGACAGCAGAGCAGGCCAAGGCAGAGTCTACCCAAAGAGGCCTGGAGGAAGAGCGGCGTTCCCTCAGCATGCAGATCAACATTGAAAGAGAGGAGCTGGAAAGGGCTaag AGCGCGTTACTAGAGGAGCAGAAGACAGTGATGCAGCATTgcgcagaggagaggaggaagctTGCAGCTGATTGGGCCCACTTCCACGCCATGGAGAAGCAGAGGCACGAGAGGGCTGAGCGGGAGGTCAGCAGTCTgttggagaagagagagggctCCATCATCAGTCTGGCACAG GAACAAGCTGACCTTAAGCTTCATActgcagagctgaaacaaaagGAGATGGCTgtgaaacaggagagagagactcTGGAAAGACTAAGAGAAGAactggacagagagaaagagagaatcaGCAGCACGGCCTTGAGACTCAAGACACGAGCCCAAGAGGTGGAGGCCTTTAGTAAG CTTGCTGCAGAGAAACACGAGGAAGGAGAACGAGCGCTGCAGGAGGCAAAACGCGTTGAGGCTGAGCACGCGGCGAGGCTAGCTAATATCCATACGCAGATAGAGCGGCTGAGGCAGCAGGAACAGCGGATCCTTCAG GAGCGAATGCGGTTAAGTCATCTGCAGAAGGAGACAGAGCAGCTGAGACAGGACCCTCCAATTTCCTCTTTAGCACACATGATTCCACCCATTTTACCAG atGCAGGTTCATTTGTGCCAAACCCTGAGCTGACATCAACCCTGAATGTTCCCCCTGCTGCTTCATTTGCCAACTCTCAGTCCATGGCTCTTCAGGCTAGTCTGGCTCTGTGGAGGTACACTGGAGAAAAGGTAACCAGTGAAGACACACTGCATGCTGAAGGTTTAGGAGGTCCAAGTCACATTATAACTACGTGTGACTTCATGGCTGTGCTCTAA